One Miscanthus floridulus cultivar M001 chromosome 11, ASM1932011v1, whole genome shotgun sequence DNA window includes the following coding sequences:
- the LOC136492068 gene encoding uncharacterized protein, producing MPPIEGISASTDSTALGTHRHQYTEATLEVEDDLGFSSPYVPSGTGEMWTLYVHCKNGLPDQDYVMFKLERPHIKLSTLTSLKDQLGYNARDFLYYKKRCGRDVASLQPLDFVRHAEIMLQNNESEKEIRLVLSKEQETAQQVSITPLKRPRQQLEEDEHPFMDDPFDAYKDWLKKLRPEQSKNLKDDTRQQAVNTYKEFLRMKGDIPEIMAFVEQRDTDAIVDEDDESNGSNVTPPSNRPSHARKARDEGNGHGSNERKKRGRGTVKGLTVGNKRLRWNFINIDDVDKRKGKIWKIAKERNTPFEWHYLQLYFGSNKFKKLSSQNSSNRQQQRTKHVMGSKNFSQCSFELENATMKIGEIGLEPDRPALTTIEENMIFQSCYKETTQIKSSKLHGHGYLATYRTRGELMKENLEVHARAQAAAREKSIALEAEVDKLKEHIAQEAAEREREKEENRRRMQEELENAKINLREEMKQELLNMLAQHKEGAMIMSTLQNNASTQVALIIQEEDETGGHENENEDGL from the exons ATGCCTCCCATCGAA GGCATCAGCGCCAGCACAGACTCCACCGCCTTGGGTACCCATCGCCATCAATATACTGAGGCCACCCTCGAAGTAGAAGATGATCTTGGGTTCTCTTCTCCATATGTCCCCAG TGGCACGGGCGAAATGTGGACTCTTTATGTTCATTGCAAGAATGGACTTCCAGATCAGGATTATGTAATGTTCAAATTGGAAAGGCCTCATATAAAATTGTCAACCTTGACATCTCTTAAGGACCAGCTTGGGTATAATGCCCGGGACTTCTTGTACTACAAGAAGCGTTGTGGAAGAGATGTTGCAAGTCTTCAGCCCCTCGATTTTGTCAGACATGCAGAGATTATGCTACAAAACAATGAGAGTGAGAAGGAAATCAGATTAGTACTCTCAAAGGAACAAGAGACAGCACAGCAAGTCAGCATAACACCCCTCAAGCGACCAAGGCAGCAGCTGGAAGAAGATGAGCATCCGTTTATGGATGATCCTTTTGATGCATACAAGGACTGGCTAAAGAAGCTACGACCGGAACAATCCAAAA ATTTGAAGGATGACACTAGGCAACAAGCAGTCAACACGTACAAGGAATTTTTAAGGATGAAAGGGGACATTCCAGAAATTA TGGCATTTGTCGAACAACGTGACACCGATGCAATCGTAGACGAAGACGACGAAAGCAATGGAAGCAATGTGACACCACCCTCAAATAGGCCAAGCCATGCAAGGAAGGCAAGAGACGAGGGAAACG GACATGGCTCCAATGAACGCAAGAAAAGAGGTCGTGGCACTGTTAAAGGATTAACAGTAGGCAACAAGAGA CTTAGGTGGAACTTCATCAACATTGATGATGTGGATAAAAGAAAAGGGAAAATATGGAAAATTGCCAAGGAGCG AAATACACCTTTTGAGTGGCACTACTTGCAGTTGTATTTTGGATCTAATAAATTCAAG AAACTTAGCAGCCAGAACTCCTCCAACCGTCAGCAGCAAAGAACCAAGCATGTGATGGGTTCAAAGAACTTCTCACAATGTAGCTTTGAGCTG GAAAATGCAACCATGAAAATTGGTGAGATTGGATTAGAACCTGATAGACCAGCACTTACAACTATTGAGGAGAACATGATTTTCCAGTCATGCTACAAAGAAACAACACAAATCAAATCATCCAAATTACATGGGCATGGATATTTGGCTACGTATCGAACTCGCGGAGAACTTATGAAAGAGAACCTTGAAGTACATGCACGTGCTCAAGCTGCAGCTAGGGAGAAGAGCATTGCTTTAGAAGCGGAGGTTGACAAGCTCAAAGAACATATTGCGCAAGAAGCTGCAGAAAGGgaaagggagaaagaagaaaataggAGGAGGATGCAAGAGGAGCTGGAAAATGCTAAGATAAACTTAAGAGAAGAAATGAAGCAAGAATTGCTTAATATGCTAGCGCAGCACAAAGAAGGAGCTATGATTATG AGTACCCTGCAAAACAATGCCAGTACACAAGTTGCACTAATCatacaagaggaagatgagaccggtggacatgaaaatgaaaatgaagatGGGTTATAG